In Tribolium castaneum strain GA2 chromosome 4, icTriCast1.1, whole genome shotgun sequence, one DNA window encodes the following:
- the LOC658769 gene encoding pupal cuticle protein 36 encodes MKLFLVLVSVAVATAARLENTYLPPSSAQTAGGSSSFLNAPRPSGGAAAPRPSGGAAAPRPSGGAAAFGGSGPVSANAKIAIVRFDSDNPGDGTYKYSYETENRISHEESGQLKNPGTDNEISAVQGQFSYTGDDGATYSITYTADENGFRPEGAHLPVAPPIPAEILKSLEQNAADEAAGIVDDGQYRAEHQGEGAGRGAGSGGAFSGGAASGGAFSGGAGAVSNQYLGPKPSSSAGSGGYRY; translated from the exons ATGAAATTG TTTTTGGTTTTAGTTTCGGTGGCGGTTGCGACCGCAGCTCGCCTCGAAAACACGTACTTGCCGCCAAGCAGTGCCCAAACCGCCGGCGGCAGCAGCAGCTTCCTCAACGCCCCTAGACCGAGCGGCGGAGCCGCCGCCCCCAGACCCAGCGGTGGAGCCGCCGCCCCCAGACCGAGCGGTGGAGCCGCCGCCTTCGGCGGCAGCGGTCCCGTCTCCGCCAACGCCAAAATCGCCATCGTGCGCTTCGACAGCGACAACCCCGGGGACGGCACCTACAAATAcag ctACGAAACCGAGAATCGCATCTCCCATGAAGAATCCGGTCAACTGAAAAACCCAGGCACTGATAACGAAATCAGCGCGGTCCAAGGACAGTTCTCTTACACTGGTGACGATGGTGCTACTTACAGTATCACCTACACAGCTGATGAAAATGGGTTCCGACCTGAAGGAGCGCATCTTCCTGTTGCTCCCCCAATTCCTGCCGAAATTCTGAAATCTCTGGAGCAAAACGCTGCCGATGAAGCTGCCGGTATTGTAGATGATGGGCAATATCGAGCTGAGCATCAAGGTGAAGGCGCTGGACGTGGGGCTGGAAGTGGTGGAGCTTTCTCAGGAGGAGCTGCAAGTGGCGGAGCTTTCTCAGGAGGAGCTGGAGCGGTTTCCAACCAATACCTTGGACCCAAACCTAGCTCGAGTGCGGGATCAGGTGGATACAGATACTAA